The window CCCCCCGTCATTCCGGACAGGGTGAAGCCCGGCGCGACAGAGGGGACGGTGTACATTTCCGACATTTACGCCGGGCCGGGGCTGCGCGGGGTGCCCCGGGGCGCGGTGAAGTCGCTGCGGGTCTTCTCCTACACCTACGGCTACCGCCACACGGGGGGGCTGCTGGGCGTCATCGGCATGGACGGCCCCTGGGACATCAAGCGGATACTGGGCACGGTGCCCGTGGAGGTGGACGGCTCGGTGCTGTTCCGCGCGCCCGCCAACACGCCGCTGGCGGTGCAGCCGCTGGATGAAAAGGGCCGCGCGCTCCAGTTGATGCGGAGCTGGTTCACGGCCATGCCCGGCGAGGCGGTCTCCTGCGTGGGATGCCACGAGCGGCAGAACTCGACCCCGCCGCCGCAGTCCGGCCTGGCCGCGCGCCGCGCGCCGGACGCCATCACCCCGTGGCGCGGCGCGGAGCGGGGCTTCAATTTCCCCCGCGAGGTGCAGCCGGTGCTGGACCTTTATTGTCTCCCCTGCCATGACGGCACGGCGCCGGACCGCCCCGACCTGCGCGGCGGCCGGATGCTCACCGACTGGTCCAGCGCCTACCCCGGCAGCGACGCGGCAAGGGGCGGGCGGTTCTCCCATTCCTACGCGGAACTGCACCGCTTTGTGCGGCGGCCGGGCATTGAAAGCGACTACCGGATGCTGCCGCCGATGGAGTTCCACGCGGGCACCACGGAACTGGTCCAGATGCTGGAGCGGGGCCACCACGGGGTGGAGCTGGACGCGGAGGCCTGGGACCGCATCAACACCTGGATTGACCTGAACGCGCCCTACCACGGCACGTGGACGGAGATTCTGGGCGCGGAGACCATGGGGCCCATCGCCGAACGCCGCCGGGAACTGATGCGGCAGTACGCGAACGTGGACACGGACCACGAGGCCATAGTGCCCACGGAGACCGGCATGGCCGGACCCAAAACGCCGCCTGTCCCGCCGCCGCCCGGCACGGCCCCCGGGAATGTGGAGAAGCCCCTGAACTACGCGGTGGGCACGGGACCCGCGCGGACGGTGGACCTGGGGAACGGGGTCACGATGGAACTGGTGCAAATTCCCGGAACATCGCCCGCGCTGTGGATGGGGCGGCATGAGGTCACCAACGAACAGTACGCCTGTTTCGACCCCGCGCACGACAGCGGCGTCGAGTCCATGCACGCCTACCAGTTCGGCATACACGGATACCCGTTGAACGGCCCGCGGCAGCCGGTGGTGCGGGTGAGCTGGAACCGGGCCATGGACTTCTGCGCGTGGCTCTCGGAAAAGACGGGGCTGGCCTTCACCCTGCCGGCGGAGGGCGAATGGGAGCATGCCTGCCGGGCGGGCACGGACACGCCCTTTTACTGGGGCGGGCTGGACACGGATTTCTCGGGACATGCGAATCTCGGCGACGCGCGCCTGCGCGAGTTTGCCCGAAACACCTACATTCAGGTGAACCTGCTCGAAAACCCAAACCGCTATGACGACTGGATTCCCAAGGAGGAACGCTTCGACGACGGCCATTTCATCGCCGCCGAAGTGGGGCGGTATGCGCCGAATCCCTGGGGGCTCCTCGACATGCACGGCAATGTGCGCGAGTGGACCCGGTCCACCTATCCGGAGGGGCTGGACCTGCCGGCGGACGGCGGGCCGGACGCGCGGCGCGCGGTGCGCGGGGGTTCGTGGTATGACCGGCCCAAACGCGCCACCGCCGCCAGCCGCGCGGGCTACGCCGAGTTTCAGCCCGTGTTTGACGTGGGTTTCCGGGTGGCCTTGACGGGGCCATAAAGACGGTTAGGGAGATTGCCTTGGCGGGGCCTGGCGGCCCCTTCTACTAAGAAAGTTCGGCCTGCTTAGCGCGCTTCAGCGTGCTCCCCAGAGCACCCGCCTTCAGGCGGGGTGGCCAGAGTGCGGGGAAAGTATTAAGCACGCTTTAGCGCGGCTTCTCGAATTGAGTCATCCCTTTCCAATCGGGGCACCCCCGCCAATGCGGCAGCATGCATGCCCGATGTCCTGAACCGCATCCGGAAGCCGCGCTAAAGCGCGCTGGGCTCTTTTTAGTGGAGCCACGTTTCACCCCGCCTAAAGGCGGGTGCTCTGGGGAGCGCGCTGAAGCGCGCTTACAGGATGGTGTGCAACTGGTGGATGCCATCGCGTGGGCAAGTCATCATTGAAGGCGCGCATTCAAGACTGCCAACGCCGACAAACAAGCTTTCTTCACCGATATCGCAGACAACGGCGGTGGTGGCCCGCCAGGACGGTTGGGTGGGGGGTCAGTCGTCCAGCGCGTGGAACGCCTCGCGGATCCACTGGTAATTCCGCTCACTCATGCCGAGGCTGGCGTAGTCCTCGACATAGGCGATGAACCCGCCGTTGAAGGCGCCCAGGGTGTCCCGCAGGAACCGGGCATAGGCGAATATCTCCTCCCGGGTGCCGGAGATGGCGCGGCGCTGGTGGTCCACGGAGCAGCAGAAGCAGACCCTGCCGCCGAAGTCACACGCCAGCCGCTCCACCCCCATGACATCCGGCTGGAGCAGTTCGACAACGTCCACGCCGATGTCAATCAGGTCGCCGAGGATGGCGTGGACATGGCCGCACGAGTGGAACCACACCTTTTTGCCCGCGCGGCGCACCCGCTCGAACTGCGCGGCGTAGCGGGGCCGGAACAGCGACCGCCACTGGTCCAGGGAAATCATCAGCCCCTGCTGGGTGCCCCAGTCGTCCCCGAAGCACACCGCGTCCACGGGAAACTGGACCGCCCGGTCAATGACGCCGTTTTCAAAATCGAAGACCAGGTCCAGCACGGCTTCGGCGCGGGCCGGATCCACGGCGAGGTCCATCATGAACTGTTCATAGCCGCGTAGAAACGTGGCCTGGTTGAAGCCCGTGATGCCCAGCCCGAACTTGATGAAGCGGTCCGGCCATGCGGCGATCTGCTCCGGCACGGCGTCGAACCGTCCCGGCGCGTCCGGGTCCGGCGGCCTGTACCCCCGGAACGCGTCCCAGTCCGCCAGGGGGTGCGTTTTGGGCTGGCCCATCGTGCCGTCCAGCACCTCCCAGACAAAACCCCATTCCGTGTCCCCCGCCTCGCGCGGAACAAAACCGGATGCGGGGCCATATCCCACGCCGATGGTGTCCGAGTCCTGAAAGTCCCGGTTGCAGTAGTTGACGGGCGTGCGCGGCGGGTCACGCCGCTCAATGGCCCGCATGGTGATTTCCCTGCGTGTCATGGGGGGCATTATAATCATGCGGGGCATTCAATGGCCACGCGATGCCGCCATGGCGGCCCATGTGAAGGGAGGAATGGGATGCATGAAGAACCGTCTGAGATGAGCGTATATGACATGATAAAGGCCGGCTTGGAGGACAGCATCGCCTTCTCGAAAGGCACTGTCTCCCTGGCGACCACGCGGGTGACCCCGGCGGTCCCAGAAGAAAAGCCCGAGACTGCGCCCGGCACATCGTGACGGGAAACGTCTGAAACTTCAGGGCTGTCGCGCGGTGCCGCCCCCAGGGGATACCACCTCCTCACCCGCTGACGGTATGGGGAGTTGCGCCATCCTCAGCAGCAGCCATTCATCCCCGAAGCGGCGGAAATGCAGCATTTTATACTGATATGTCATGCTGCCCTCGCTGTTGTCCGGGCTGAAGGAGGCGTGCCTGCCGGACAGCTCCGTCGGCGCGGGGCCGACGCCGCCGGGGATATAGTGCAGGATCATCGCCGCCGCCTCGGCCATGCGCTCGGCTTGGGTGTAAGTGGGGCGGAGTTCCGGCGCGCCGTACTTCAAGTAGACGGCGTCGCGCAGCCGTTTGAACGCGGCCACGGACTTGTCGGTGCCGATCCGGCCCAGCGCAATCAGCGCCTGCACGCGCACGTCGGCCGAGACTTTCCCGTCGCCCGCCACCGTCTCGAAATATCCCACCATCCGTTCACCGCGCAGCCGCACCAGCGCCTCCATGACGGCCTCTGCGCTCTGGTCTGTGAGGTAGACAGTTTCTTTAATCTTTGGAAAAACCGCCTGCAACGGCTCCACGGCCCTGCGTGAGTTCAGCGCGGCGGCCATCCGCGCCAGCAGGGTGACCCGCCTCGAGTTAACCGACGCTAACACCACCGGGGTTGACCGCAACTGTTCGACCACAAACCGCTCATATTCTCGCCGTGCGGCCTTGTCCAGTGCCGCGATTTTCTGGTCCACCAGTTCCTGGCTGACACGGTTGCGGGGCAGGTTCATCAGCATCGCGGTTGGGCTGCCCGGTGTCGGCGATATCAGGACGATTTTCGCCTCCACATCCCCGCCCCAGTTGGAATTGGCTGCGGTTATCTCTTCATAAAAACCCGTCATAAGGCCGGATTTGACCGCCACAAAGACATGATAACCGGGATTAAGATTGTCGAAGCGGACCCTGCCGTCCGCGTTCGTTTTGGGCAGATTGCGATCGTTGTAGACAAGGCTTTGCGACACGTTGTCAAGTCTTCCCACCGCAATGCCTTTTCGCGGTTTGCCGTACTGGTCCTCCACCCGCACCGTCACAGAGGAGGCGGGAACCAGCACGATGGACAGCGGCGGCGTGTGCTGTTCGCCGGACTGTACCGCCGCCAGTTGCGGCGCGGTGCCCCGCGCCCAGACAAGGGACGGGTCGGGCACCCGATACCTGCCGCCGGGATCATTTTGAGAAAATTTCGGCGCGTTGGGCGCCTCGGCGGCATTCTCCAGGGTCAATGCGGATTGATAGGTTGCGCTGCCCACCTGCGCGGCGCGATGCATGATTTCTGTGACCGGCCGGCCCTTCAGGTCCGTCACGATGATCTCCACTTCGTTCCTCCCTGACTGTTGGGACGAAGAGGGCGGCGGTTTAATCTCCCCCGCCTCTTTCTTCGCGCCCATTCCCCCCACCAGCCGCTCATATTCGGCCACTGTCCTCTGGATGAACCCGCCCGTCCCGTCCACCGCCTCACGTGTGTCAGGCCGGACTGTCACCGCCGTCTGATTACTTTCATTTTCGGCGTCGAGGCCTTTTTTCATCACCACACGCAGGGACCGGTCCCCCATGGTAAAATCTTTGCCCATCTCAAGCACGCGCGTCTGGTGCCCCTCCCGCGTGAATTGCAGCGTGAAGGGTTCCAACTCCCCGTCATTGGCCACGAGGAATAAATTGCCGTGAACACGGGCCTGCACGCGCATGTCATTTCCGTATGCCCGCACCGTCGCCTCGATGGGCTGCCCCTGCCCGTCCTCCACCCGTCCCGCCACCAGGGGCAGTTCCGGTGACGGCAAATCTACGACCACCCGCACCCGCTGTGTCGGGCCTTTCGCGGCCACCACCAGGGTCCCGCCTTCGCGAACGGGGCAGTCGCGCCGGATGCTTGCCGCGAATCCCCCCGCGTCGGTCTCCATCATTTGCCAAGCCCTCAGCATGTAGGGTCCGGCCTGCTTAAATTTCAGGCTGAACCGCCCCCGGCTGTCGGTCATGGTCTTCTCAGTCACGAGTTCCACGGCGTTTAGCCGCTGGAAACCGAGTTGTACCCCTCCCGCCGGTTCGTCCTGGCCGTCAACAACCAGGCCCTCCACCAGCGCGCCCTCATCCACGGCCGGAAGCTTTATCACGATGCCTTTGATATCCCTTCCGGGCTTGGGCGCCGGCACCTCCACTTTGGTGTCCTGCCCCACATGCAGCGTGTAATGGTCCTGCGGCGGCGGCAGGTTGGTGATGGTGAAGCGGTTATGCTCGTCCATGGGCACGATGATGGGAGGACCGGACGGGTTTTCCAGGAAAACCATTGTCTCGCCCGCCGGGGTCCCGTCGTTCCGCACCACCTGTCCGGACAGCGAAAAGCCCGGCTTCACGGTGAAGACCAGATTTTTCAGGTCCTCGCCGGGCCGCAAGGGGAGCGGACTTTCCACGGCATAGTGGCGCCCGTCCACCGGTTGGACATGAAGGTAGCCCCCCAGCTTTTCCCTTTCAAGGAGGAAAGTCCCATCCGGGCCGGTGCTTCCGCAGGCACGCATTTCAAACCGCATCCCGTTATTGCTGGTGTGCAGACTCGCCTGGACCGGTTTGCCTGTGTCCGCCATGACGACTTTCCCCGAGAGGCGGGGCGCATTTTGCGGTTGCGGATTGTCCACCTGGGCATGCCCGACCGCCACCATGCATACAACCAGCGCAAGCACCGGCAACACATGAATTCGCTTCATTGCTTTCCCTTCCTGCCGCAGCCCGATTCTGATTTCTCCGGCCTGTTTCTTATCCCATGTTCTTCCCCATTTTTCAATCCATTGTAGCCTCCCCCTCCGGTGGGGTCAACAGTGAAACCCGAAGGAAAGCATCAGAAAAACGGGCAAAGCAGTTGACGCGGAAAAGGCCGCTTCGATAGAGTGGTTCCATGATTTCAGGCTTGCTCATCCAGCGCTTCATCCATGCGGGCCTTTTGCTGTCGGTTATGGCGTTTTTCGCGGCCCCGGCGGGGGCGTTGTCGGTGGCCGCCGATTTTCCGGGCGGCAACATCGTGGTGGAGGAGATTGCCGGGGACACGGTTCGCCTGCGCCAGGATCGGCGCGACACGGAGGGCTGGTGGTTCTATTGGTGCTTCAGGGTGCGGGGCGCGGCGGGCCGGAACATTCACTTCGAGTTCACGGACGGGGAACCCGTCGGCGTGCGGGGCGCGGCCTTTTCGCTGGACGAGGGCGTGACTTGGGCCTGGCTGGAGGAGCCCTTCACCGCGTCCTCCTTTGCGTATGCCTTTCCCGAAGGCGCGGACTCCGTGCGGTTTTCTTTTGGGATGCCGTACACCCGGCGTGAACTGGACGCGTTTCTGGCGCGGCACGCCGGGAACCCGTGCCTGCGCGCGGACACGCTGTGCGACAGCCGCAAGGGGCGGAACGTGGAGCGGCTCCATCTGGGGAGGCCCGAGTCGGAGCCGCGTTTCCGCGTGTTGGTGACGGCGCGCAGCCATGCCTGCGAGATGATGGCCAGTTACGCCGTGGAGGGGCTCATGGAGGCGGCGCTGGCGGAGGGCGCGGACGGGGAATGGCTCCGGGCCCATGCGGAGATTCTGGTGATTCCCTTTGTGGACAAGGACGGGGTGGAGGACGGGGACCAGGGCAAGAACCGGCGGCCCCACGACCACAACCGGGACTACGGCCCGGAGGGGATTTATCCTGAAACCCGCGCGCTGCGCGCCTTTGTCCCGGAATGGTCCGGGGGACGCCTCCGGGTGGCCATGGACCTGCACTGCCCATGGATTCGCGGCGGCACCAATGAATACATATACCAGGTGGGCAGCCGGAGTCCGGAGAACTGGGGACAGCAGCGGCGCTTTGCGGGAATGCTCGAGGCGGCGCGGAAGGGCCCGCTGCCGTACCACGCCTCCAAAGACCTGCCCTTCGGCGAGGCGTGGAACAAGGCCGAAAACTACAGCGCGGGCCTGAGCGGGGCGCGCTGGGCGGGCACGCTTGAGGGGATCACCCTGGCCACGGCCCTCGAAATCCCCTACGCGAACGCGGAGGGCGCGGAGGTGAACCAGGAGACTGCCCGGGCTTTTGGGCGCGATTTGGCCGCCGCGCTCCGGAACTATCTGGAATCACTGAAGGAGTGAGGGGCGTCTATTCATAGACGAGCCATGCGGTGGCCTTGCAGGACCGGTCGGCGGTGAAGCGCGCCCAGTAGGCGCCGAAGCCTTCGGGGAACTCGTGCCGGAAGCATTCGTCGGGGGCCACATCGAACACGGCGCAGGCGACCCAGCCATCCCCGGTGATGTCAATCTCCATCGTAAACCGGACCGTGTCCTTTGCGTCATGGGAGAGTTCGAGCGACTTCCGGTCATACCCGTTCATGAGATAGGGGTCCGAGGGCGCGCCCGCCGCCACCGGACTGTCCTTCCACGGCCCGCCATGCCCCGCCGGCTTCCCCAGTTTCCACAGGTCGTCAATTTCCCCCACCCACAGGGCGCTTTGGCCGTCCTCCGACCGGATGATGTGCGTGTTTTCAGCGGGGTTGTCCGCGGCAATCCCGGCCAGCACGAGGAGGCCGCGCCACGAGCAATAGTCCGTGATTCGGCGGTTGTGCGTGGCCACGGGCCGGATGCGGCGCAATCCCCCGGCGTTCTCGGCGGGCAGTTCATAAAAGGTGCCATGGGCGTTGAACAGGTCCCGCTCCGTGCAGACCTCCCGCGCCACCCGCTCCCCGCCGGGCATGCCCGGCCTGTCAAAGGCGGCATTCCCCTTCGGCAGGCGGAAGCGGTTCCCGGCGTCGTCCAGGCAAAGCACCGAGGCGGCGTCCACCTCCAGCACCCCGGCGGGCACGGCGACCTTTTCGCAAAGCTGTTGACGCGCGCCGGGGGCGTCCACCGGCACAAGGCGCATGTCCGCGTCCATTTCGTAATACCCGGCGGCGGTGGGCTGGCCGTCCGCCATGGTGGTGGCGGCAAACTGCAACCGGGTTCCCTCTCCCTCCCCCGCGCGCAGCAGACCGCCCGTGTGGGAGGCCGAGTCCGCCGGGGCCAGTCCGTCAAACAGGGGGTCCGCCGCCGTGTCGCGGGGGTCATGGCTACTGTAGTGGAAAGAGGCGGTGGCTGCTGGGCAGTCCTGTTCAGACCGGATGCGGACCCATGCGCCCGTTTCGCCGGGTGCGAAGGCGCGCCACAGATGGCCGTTGGCGGGGACCTCCACGCTGTCCAGCACCGTCCATTGGCCGTCGCCCAGGCGGTCCACCTCGAACACGAAGCGCGCGGCCTGCCCGCATTCCTGCGCCAGATGCACCCCGCGCCGCGCAAAGCCGGAGAAGAGGAACGGGTCCGAACTGTCCCCGGCACTCACCCGGTCCCGCATCCAGACCGCGCCCCACCCGGCGGGCGGGCCAAAGCCGTCCAGCTTCTCCGGGGCAATGAAGCGCAGATTCGAGTGGGACCTTCCGGGCGCGGCAATTTCGCCCTTGGCCCGGCGTTTGTTCATGAACTCGCTCCGGGCGGAGTCGTCGCAGCCCAGCACAATCCTGTCGCCCCAGCGGCAGAAATCGCCCACCACTTTGAGATACGTGGAGCGCGGCGCGATGCCCGCGGTGACGTCCACGCCAAACCCGGCGGGGAACCGCCAGAACATGCCGTGCATGGTCATGAGCAAATCGGCTTCACCGATATCCCGGATGCGCGGCCACTCGGTGTTCCACCCGTGCGCGCCGTCATAAGAGTGGGACGCCTTGGGCAGGCGGAACGCCCGCCATTCCGCCGTTTTCGCGTCCCGGAGCATCAGCAGCAGGGAGCGGTGGTCCCAGCCCACGCTCCAGAGGGGGTCCGTGGCGGGGTTGCCGCCGCCGTAAATCCCCCCCGGCCCGGTGACCTCGGTGAACTGGTTCCGGCGCACCACACGCCACCCCCGCCCGTCCCATTCGGCCAGACACCCCGACTCAATGTCGGGGCGCCTCATCGCCTCCGGGGAGTTCTCGCCGTTGTTGGCGTAGACCAGCACGCCCTGCCCGGAATGCAGGCCCTTGCCATGATAGCCGGGCAGCAGCGTCCCGCCCCGGTCCGGCAGGCTGTTGGCGTCCGGATGGATTTCGCGCACCGTCAGGGTGTGGACATCCACCTCGTAAAAGCCCTCCTCCATGGAGGCGAAATAGACCAGTTCCTCCGGATGAAGGAGATGCCGCGCCGTGCCGGTCAGCCTTCCGGGCATGCTTGCCGGGGGGATGACCCGCACGTTCCGGTCGCGGTCCACCGCGTAGGGGCCGATGAAGAGCTGCCCCGACTCCCGGTGAATCATGCGGTTGGCGTGGGTGCCCCCGGCGCTTTCCGGGCGGACGGTGACGTTCAGGTTTTCATCTATCTCATAGAGTTTGTCATCGGACCCGTTCGGGGCGTGGGGCGGATAGGTGACCACCCAAAGGCGGTCCTGCCAGGGAACCACCGCGCCAATCCCGCACTCGTTGCCGTCATTGAAAAAGGCCAGGGCCGGATAAACGCCGCTGAACTCCGGACCGGCCGCCGCGCAGAGGGACGAGCAGCCGAAAAACAGCGCGGCCAGCGCGCGCGGGAACAGTGTCCTATTGGTGCGGCGTTGCATGGCGGGGCTTGTTTCCTATCGTTTTTCCGGCTCAAAGGGGTTGCCGTTGCCGTCGGTCCGCTGCCAGACCGGGTCCCGTTCCGTGGAAACGATCGCCTGATACCGGTGGGGGCGGCGGTAGGCGTTTCCATGGATGGACTTCGCGCGGCTCCGCCTCAATTCATCCAGGTCGAACGAGGCAAGCACCATCCCCTCCCCGTCCTCCGCCATGACCAGACGTTTTCCGGAACTGTCGAACGCGCAGGAACAGCCGTTCTGCTCCGGTTTCGGGTAATTGGCCATGGCCACAACCATCTTGTTCTCCCATGCGCGTATTTTGAACTGGTCCAGCCGCATCTCCTCCAGGGTGCAGGCGTTGGGCGTGAGGACCAACTCCGCCCCCTGGAGCATGAGCAGACGCGCGCTTTCCGGCTGCTCCCGGTCAAAGCAAATCATGGCGCCCACGCGCACCGTTCCGGCGCGGGTGTCCAGATCCGCCGTGAAGAAGGCGTCTCCCGGCGTCATGGACGCCTCCATGGGCTTGAAGTCGCAGGTGTGCACCTTGGCGTAGGTGAACAGTTCCTTCCCATGCCGGTCGAAAAGGGTGACCGCGTTGCGCGGCAGGGGGGAGTAGGCCTGTAGGTACGTCACCGCTATGGCCATGTCCAGTTCGCGGGCCAGCGCGGAAAAGCGCTGGATTTCCGGACTGTCCGTGGCCAGGGCAAGGGTGTAAAACTTCTCCCGCGCGTCCGCTTCGTCCGGGTCGAAACGGGTGTAGCCGATGCTCCACATTTCCGGCATAAGGGCGATGT is drawn from Candidatus Hydrogenedentota bacterium and contains these coding sequences:
- a CDS encoding peptidase M14, translated to MISGLLIQRFIHAGLLLSVMAFFAAPAGALSVAADFPGGNIVVEEIAGDTVRLRQDRRDTEGWWFYWCFRVRGAAGRNIHFEFTDGEPVGVRGAAFSLDEGVTWAWLEEPFTASSFAYAFPEGADSVRFSFGMPYTRRELDAFLARHAGNPCLRADTLCDSRKGRNVERLHLGRPESEPRFRVLVTARSHACEMMASYAVEGLMEAALAEGADGEWLRAHAEILVIPFVDKDGVEDGDQGKNRRPHDHNRDYGPEGIYPETRALRAFVPEWSGGRLRVAMDLHCPWIRGGTNEYIYQVGSRSPENWGQQRRFAGMLEAARKGPLPYHASKDLPFGEAWNKAENYSAGLSGARWAGTLEGITLATALEIPYANAEGAEVNQETARAFGRDLAAALRNYLESLKE
- a CDS encoding carbon-nitrogen hydrolase family protein, whose translation is MFPTTSQATAACAALFCCALLCGAAWAAPPVTVALLQMGADGNNIAANLDKAERFCREAAAQGADIALMPEMWSIGYTRFDPDEADAREKFYTLALATDSPEIQRFSALARELDMAIAVTYLQAYSPLPRNAVTLFDRHGKELFTYAKVHTCDFKPMEASMTPGDAFFTADLDTRAGTVRVGAMICFDREQPESARLLMLQGAELVLTPNACTLEEMRLDQFKIRAWENKMVVAMANYPKPEQNGCSCAFDSSGKRLVMAEDGEGMVLASFDLDELRRSRAKSIHGNAYRRPHRYQAIVSTERDPVWQRTDGNGNPFEPEKR
- a CDS encoding carboxypeptidase regulatory-like domain-containing protein, whose protein sequence is MKRIHVLPVLALVVCMVAVGHAQVDNPQPQNAPRLSGKVVMADTGKPVQASLHTSNNGMRFEMRACGSTGPDGTFLLEREKLGGYLHVQPVDGRHYAVESPLPLRPGEDLKNLVFTVKPGFSLSGQVVRNDGTPAGETMVFLENPSGPPIIVPMDEHNRFTITNLPPPQDHYTLHVGQDTKVEVPAPKPGRDIKGIVIKLPAVDEGALVEGLVVDGQDEPAGGVQLGFQRLNAVELVTEKTMTDSRGRFSLKFKQAGPYMLRAWQMMETDAGGFAASIRRDCPVREGGTLVVAAKGPTQRVRVVVDLPSPELPLVAGRVEDGQGQPIEATVRAYGNDMRVQARVHGNLFLVANDGELEPFTLQFTREGHQTRVLEMGKDFTMGDRSLRVVMKKGLDAENESNQTAVTVRPDTREAVDGTGGFIQRTVAEYERLVGGMGAKKEAGEIKPPPSSSQQSGRNEVEIIVTDLKGRPVTEIMHRAAQVGSATYQSALTLENAAEAPNAPKFSQNDPGGRYRVPDPSLVWARGTAPQLAAVQSGEQHTPPLSIVLVPASSVTVRVEDQYGKPRKGIAVGRLDNVSQSLVYNDRNLPKTNADGRVRFDNLNPGYHVFVAVKSGLMTGFYEEITAANSNWGGDVEAKIVLISPTPGSPTAMLMNLPRNRVSQELVDQKIAALDKAARREYERFVVEQLRSTPVVLASVNSRRVTLLARMAAALNSRRAVEPLQAVFPKIKETVYLTDQSAEAVMEALVRLRGERMVGYFETVAGDGKVSADVRVQALIALGRIGTDKSVAAFKRLRDAVYLKYGAPELRPTYTQAERMAEAAAMILHYIPGGVGPAPTELSGRHASFSPDNSEGSMTYQYKMLHFRRFGDEWLLLRMAQLPIPSAGEEVVSPGGGTARQP
- a CDS encoding SUMF1/EgtB/PvdO family nonheme iron enzyme; this encodes MKITTTGPAPIGLTLVAFLAGTLLSACAQVGAEPPAAANLAALRLAVEDFMADGPEAYPNGPEVLKRIAAYEARLGQSQDEPLLRELAAFQREVLLSNPLLKDIDRVLVVRRNAGDPALGLPQNWQGNCSLPLNKYDNEIATFSLHQPEPGLKRLFKPDKPLFVGDVDPHFDGDRMLFSMPGSHGRSQIWEIRADGTGLRQVTPGAEGDVDNYDACYLPDGRIVYGTTACYQGIPCVAGGDFVANLCVMNADGTGARLLCFDQDHDWCPVVLNNGRVMYTRWEYADLPHSNTRLLFHMNPDGTGQMEYYGSNSYWPTAVMYARPVPNHPTKVAAIVTGHHGVPRMGELVVFDPALGRNEAEGAVRRIPGRGERVEPVILDNLVDESWPKFLHPCPLSDKYFLVSCKPGPDKHWGVYLVDVFDNMLLLHEESGQAIFEPVPLRPTATPPVIPDRVKPGATEGTVYISDIYAGPGLRGVPRGAVKSLRVFSYTYGYRHTGGLLGVIGMDGPWDIKRILGTVPVEVDGSVLFRAPANTPLAVQPLDEKGRALQLMRSWFTAMPGEAVSCVGCHERQNSTPPPQSGLAARRAPDAITPWRGAERGFNFPREVQPVLDLYCLPCHDGTAPDRPDLRGGRMLTDWSSAYPGSDAARGGRFSHSYAELHRFVRRPGIESDYRMLPPMEFHAGTTELVQMLERGHHGVELDAEAWDRINTWIDLNAPYHGTWTEILGAETMGPIAERRRELMRQYANVDTDHEAIVPTETGMAGPKTPPVPPPPGTAPGNVEKPLNYAVGTGPARTVDLGNGVTMELVQIPGTSPALWMGRHEVTNEQYACFDPAHDSGVESMHAYQFGIHGYPLNGPRQPVVRVSWNRAMDFCAWLSEKTGLAFTLPAEGEWEHACRAGTDTPFYWGGLDTDFSGHANLGDARLREFARNTYIQVNLLENPNRYDDWIPKEERFDDGHFIAAEVGRYAPNPWGLLDMHGNVREWTRSTYPEGLDLPADGGPDARRAVRGGSWYDRPKRATAASRAGYAEFQPVFDVGFRVALTGP